The following are encoded in a window of Carya illinoinensis cultivar Pawnee chromosome 15, C.illinoinensisPawnee_v1, whole genome shotgun sequence genomic DNA:
- the LOC122295528 gene encoding amino acid permease 6-like, which produces MAREMQKNSMFIEHDPESYHDNGNIRKNLDDDGRDKRTGTWLTASAHIITAVIGSGVLSLAWAIAQLGWVAGPAVLMTFSFITYFTSTLLADCYRSPDPVTGKRNYTYMDVVRANLGGRKVQLCGLAQYVNLIGVTIGYTITASISMVAVRRSNCFHKNGHDVKCHTSNYPFMIIFACIQIVLSQIPNFHKLSWLSILAAIMSFAYSSIGLGLSVVKAASGGEHVRTTLTGVTVGVDVSGHEKVWRTFQAIGDIAFAYAYSTVLIEIQDTLRSSPPENKAMKRATFVGVSTTTVFYVLCGCVGYAAFGNDAPGNFLTGFGFYEPFWLIDFANVCIAVHLIGAYQVFCQPIFGFVERWSHKQWPENKFITSEYAIEVPFCGAYFVNSFRLVWRTAYVIVTALIAMTFPFFNDFLGLLGAASFWPLTVYFPIEMYIAQSKLQKFSFTWMGLKILSWACLIVSIVAAAGSIQGLAQDLKKYKPFQSQQ; this is translated from the exons ATGGCTAGGGAGATGCAGAAGAACAGCATGTTCATAGAACATGACCCAGAATCATATCATGACAACGGTAATATTCGGAAGAACCTTGACGATGATGGCCGAGACAAAAGAACTG GGACTTGGCTCACCGCAAGTGCCCATATCATTACCGCTGTAATTGGGTCGGGAGTGCTATCTTTGGCATGGGCAATAGCACAGTTGGGTTGGGTTGCCGGACCGGCTGTTCTCATGACTTTCTCCTTCATTACCTATTTCACTTCCACCCTTCTGGCCGACTGTTACAGGTCTCCGGACCCCGTCACCGGGAAGAGAAACTACACCTACATGGATGTTGTGAGAGCAAATTTAG GAGGTAGAAAGGTTCAGCTGTGCGGGTTGGCTCAGTATGTTAATCTTATAGGGGTTACCATCGGTTACACGATCACCGCATCTATCAGCATGGT GGCTGTTAGGAGATCGAATTGTTTTCACAAAAATGGGCACGATGTGAAGTGCCATACATCAAACTACCCCTTCATGATAATCTTTGCCTGCATACAAATAGTGCTCAGCCAAATACCAAACTTTCACAAGCTCTCATGGCTCTCAATCCTTGCAGCCATAATGTCCTTCGCCTATTCCTCCATAGGCCTCGGCCTCTCCGTTGTAAAAGCTGCATctg GTGGGGAACATGTCCGAACAACCTTAACAGGAGTCACGGTTGGGGTTGACGTGTCAGGACATGAGAAAGTTTGGAGGACCTTCCAAGCCATCGGTGACATTGCTTTCGCTTATGCTTACTCCACCGTCCTCATCGAGATACAG GACACACTGAGATCAAGCCCACCAGAGAACAAGGCCATGAAGAGGGCCACTTTTGTTGGCGTATCAACCACCACAGTGTTCTATGTCCTATGTGGGTGCGTTGGTTATGCAGCATTTGGAAATGATGCACCTGGGAATTTCCTGACTGGTTTTGGATTCTATGAACCTTTTTGGCTAATCGACTTTGCTAATGTTTGCATTGCTGTCCATCTCATTGGTGCTTACCAG GTTTTCTGCCAGCCGATATTTGGGTTCGTAGAGAGGTGGAGCCACAAACAGTGGCCTGAGAACAAGTTCATAACCAGTGAGTACGCAATCGAAGTTCCATTCTGTGGTGCATATTTTGTCAACTCCTTCAGGCTGGTGTGGAGAACAGCATATGTGATAGTCACAGCACTGATAGCCATGACATTTCCATTCTTCAATGACTTCTTGGGTCTGCTTGGAGCAGCCTCCTTTTGGCCATTGACAGTGTATTTCCCCATTGAGATGTACATTGCTCAGTCGAAATTGCAGAAGTTTTCCTTCACTTGGATGGGGCTGAAGATATTGAGCTGGGCTTGTTTGATAGTATCAATTGTTGCTGCTGCTGGATCTATTCAAGGGCTGGCTCAGGATCTCAAGAAGTACAAACCCTTCCAATCTCAGCAATAG